The Dasypus novemcinctus isolate mDasNov1 chromosome 22, mDasNov1.1.hap2, whole genome shotgun sequence genomic sequence ATACAAAGCCAGAAGCCGTGAAGGAAAAGACTGATAATCTGgactacataaaaattaaaatcttccaAGTGAAAAATAACACAAAGACAAAGATGACAGAAAAGATGTAGCAAgtattttttaacatataaaaAATTCCGTAAATCAATGAGGAAAAATTTCCCGAATATAAGCAGTATTAACCTCTTGGTAGTAGTGCTTTTACTTTTTACCTTCCCGTAATGTTTGAATGTATTACTTTTCAGGTAATGATGATAAACTCGTTGAAAAATACAATGCAAGTTTTCAATACCATtagtatttaataaaataaaataaatccctaTTTTTGAGTCTGTTTGACAGGAAGAAAAAGCACTAGCTTACTTACCATTTCTGAATTAGAAGCATTATGCAGTTTCATCGCTTTTTCTTGAACATTTCCAATGACAGCATCTGCACATAGTGCCAAGGAGATAAGGAACACACCTTCAAGAAGGTATAAGaagaaaaaaccaacttattTCAACATGCAAACTGTAATTAGGTTTAATCAGTAATTTAATTGGGCTAAAAAAGTAAAAtctgatcttaaaaaaaaaccgtACACTAATAAACTGAATTAATGCTGTCACCACCAATAGCATGACTCAATGTCATGCCAAGTAGGGTTTAAGGAAGGATTCGTTTTTTTAGTGTATAAGCAACCATaggtaatagaaaaaaatataagtaTACATGCATGCACCTAACTGAATGAAGATCTTCAAATTTTCATATTTGGCCTTTTattaccttttatatttattacctAATCATACACAGTTTAGTCACCAAATCTTATTCTCATTGCTTTTTCACTTGTTTTAAATACTGAATCCATCTTCCAAAGAAAATAGAATGCTATTATTGAGGATCCTGAAAAGAATGTCTCAATTCCTCTAAGGATATTTAAAGACATTCCAGAAATGTTCTGAACAATGATAACAGCATCAAAATACCTGAATCACATCCTGAGGGATATATTTTAAAGAGGGACATTTATTTGAATAAGTGAATTCTGATATAAACACTTTATACATTCAGTTTTACCTATGACTATCTGAGTAACCATCTCAATAGTTAATCTCATCTTCTTTATAACATATTCTTATATATCAAGGATCAGGAACAGTGTTCACCATAAGGAAGTATTGATGGGTTCTAATTCTCTTCACAAGTATTTCCATTGAACTCAGAAAGGATTAGCActtaagttaaaatttttatttctaaacatATGGTAacacctattcttttttttttaaatctgaatttGCCCAAAGAGCTGGCTCTTGCCCAGTTGCTACAAGTCCTTTAAGTGATTAACTTTGGTGTCCTTGGTTTACCTGGCAGCCTTGCATCATGCCAGGTAGTCCCTGCTAACAATACAACTTACAGTGATGGTCTTGGGCCATGCCAGACAGTTTGTGTTAAAATGTGATTTATGGTGAGGGCCATCCGGTATTGGCTCGAGACTTATTTATGGTCAGCCAAGCCTACATGACTGAGGCCAAGCACCAGTAAAACCCTGGACACCAAGGACACCGTGTGTGTGCTGCCACACATCACTGCTGGGAGAATCAAGTGCTGTCCACATGACTGCACTGGGAGATGACAACTAGAAGCTCATATGTGGTACTCTCCCCTTATGCTATGGCGTCTATTCTCTTTGCTGATTTTAATCTGTGTTCTTTTGCTATAATAAACTATTATGTGAGTATTGCAGCTTTTTtgagttctgtgagtccttcCAGCAAATCACTGATCCTGAGGGTGGTGTTAGGGTTCCCCGAAAagcaatgattttaaaaattctgtttaacACACTACGGAGAATACTGTTATTGGTGGAAGCTTGAAGCAGTTTAAGGTTGTGACCAGATTTATATTATACAGTTTAGTTATGAAGCACAGTACCACTTTATTAGCTAAAGAAATGGCAAGTAAATGTGCAAGTTTCAAAGGatttttaaacatgaaaataaaaatactattatAAGTTCCCTATAATTCATTTATACATTTCCAGTTAAACTCATAAGAATTTATCATGTGCTTGTTAACCGAAAATTTTGTTTGGCTGGGCAAACAGCCTCTTGATATGTGAAAATGCAAGAATAATAAAAACAGTGATTGCTTATCTAATACTTCTATAGTATTTTATATAGAAAGCCTGAAAATTTCAGGTTAGACATGAGAATCACAGAAGTCACACTAACACTTAAAATCTTtatgaaattttaataataatctaaataaaaatgtctaaaatCTGGGACTACAAATAAAATCCTTACCTGTCAGGTTGAAATTTGGTGCAATGGTGCTGTCAGCAAGGGTAAACCATATTAGGCCCAGGCTCATGCATAGCGCAGCAGACACATCTGCAATATTATAACGCTTTCCTATGGATAACAGATGCAAGTCAACCCTGTTATGCAAACACTACTCAGAATAGTTTGAGTCTATGTGTTTAGCCAAGAAAAGCTTTTTATATCCAATGTCAAAAACAGATGACGAACATTTATGTCAAGTCCATCAGATAGACGTAGAAGGGTTTCTGCCGATTGAACTACCAATGAGCCCCAACATGCCCTTATGAATTAGAAATGAACTGATCCTCCTTTATCTGTTGttagtaagtaaataaatatattttgtagaaaACTGATAGCAAGAATAATGGGCATcctcaaacatttaaaaagttcATGGAAATTAGtacctattttattttctgtataattTAAGGCAATGgattttcttgtattttcaaAGTTTACAAAATATTAGAATAATGAGATTCAGGCTACGTAACTGTTTAAGTTTGTAAATAATATAATTAGAAAACATGTAGGTAGGTGAGAACCATATTTTAGTATATctacctttaaaaaatgaaagcatgtAGTGTGATGTTTTATAAGGATTGGAAGGCAATATCATAATAAGTGCCCTGTCAGTTAGGATgttaaaatttgtgttttaataGGTACcaagttcaattttttttcctgtgtgaaCAGTTATCTTGAAATTGTAAATTATATGTGAAGTAGCTGACACACGTATCGGGAAGGCATTTAATACATAAAATGAAGTGAGGTTGAATAAGAACTTTAGTGATATGGAAACACTTGATTAGTACCACACGAATTTTCCCATGAAAACACTTTGTGTTCCATTACTTGTTACTATTATTGCCTCTTCTACTGCTATTTCCACATAGCTTGTAACTTAGTGGGAATCAAACAAGTCAGTAACCCAGCAtggttgattaaaaaaaaaaaagctgttctGTTCAGGTTAACCTTGACTTTAACATGAGAACTGTCCATTTTTATAATGGAGGTAGAGAGGGGATCCCTAAAGAGAAGAATGCAAGAATTGAAAGAAGGAGATTTCCAGGTATATGAGGTAGGCCTTCAAAATGTGAATACATTACTTTTGGAAATGTGGTAGATTCTgagactaaaagaataaaataatatacttCTTTTTTCATGAGTCCAAATTATTGATTTCCGATACTAAGGTATATCACAGAAGTTATCAGTGTTTTAatactttgttgtttttaaagacctTACTCAGAATTTTTACAATATTTAGAAtgtacaatgaaaaaaattaatttaagttTAATATTTTTCCTAATGCTAGATGCCATAACATATCCTATTAGTTTTAAATAGTATGAAAATATATCATTACTATACCTTGAATAAAAACTCCTCCTAGCATAACAGGAATCAATTTGCAGCACTTGAAGATGACTTGGGTAGGATAATTCAGGTAGCCCAAGGAAGTATTTGATAACCCCATAGTACCCACAGTAAGAAAAGCTATTATCATGTAGGTTTTTCCTGGTATTCTgtaaaagacaatttttaaaaccttCATTTTGAGATCCAAATCATACTACTGTAAGATAACGTGTTTACAATGTGTTTTGTAAATGTCTAATTACTTTTCTAATTTCTGGTTAACGTGTCTAGAAATATTGGTAAAAATAGCACTATTCTTAAAGTTATACtgtttacttttataaaaatattgggaaaataatatatttttacttaatcATTAATGACAACTCTCAACCACATGAAAAGAGAGTTAGATTCTCACTGAAGGCATAACTGATGAAAGATTTTTTAACATTAGTTATAGCTACAGATGAAAACTGTCTTGagtaaatttagaaaaaaatacatgtatgttTTAATATTGGTTTCTATAATGGTAAAAGGCATCTTGACTAATCTTTAACTTCCAAgttcttgttctatttcctaaTGTTTCCATCTAGCATTAGGAAAAATACAGCTGTCCATTCTGCTATAATAACCAGAGCAGAATTCTCTAGCAGAAGTATCATGTGTTTTAAAGTCCAGATTAAAATCTGTATTGCCACAACACCCTACGAATAATCATTATAGTCAAAGGATCATCACTGTGTTCTATATAATGTTATAATAATCACCTGTAAATTGAAGAATCAGACTCTGTCCTCATAATCCCAAATCTTCTATTTTTGGTGCTTTCTGAACTTCCTAAAGGAGATTCTGAACTGGACATCTTTAGAGTTTTGGGCTATTACTGTGAGCATTTGCTAACTTTGACCAGATGGTTTATGGTATGAAGAATAATCTTGTACACTGGTGTGACTAACACAAACCACTACCCCAATGAAGCACTATTCACCTAATCTGATTATGCTGCACTCTTAGATCTAATTTACATTTCAGGATCTGTGTTCAGGTTTAAATCAAGGGAACAAAgttcctccatttcttttttatggtCAGATATAAGGTAAAATGATTTActggaaaaattaaattagaattacATTTGCATTTCAATTTGAGGCCTTTCCTATTCACCAATACAGTGATCAACATTTAAAATCCAAGTTGAAATCTTTTGACATGCCCGTATGCACCAGtgtacagacacacagagaaatgcTGTCCATGGGGTTTAACCCTAGTGCTATATCATCAGTCAAGGAGGACTGCATTAATTCTCCAGGTAATGATACAGTCCCTGTACCCAAATTTCCTCATGGACGGATACACTGCAAATGGTGGccagaaaataaaagtataagtCAGAAAGATCATAAGGAATAACGATTAGAAAAAGTAGCAGAAATACCAGCCTGAAAttcaggagacctaaataaaaagTTTCCAGTGCTGACAGCAACTTGTTATATGATTCATGGAAATCTCAGCCCTCCTCTAGGTCTTtgtttcctcattggtaaaataGGGAGCTAAGTTTCATTCACTTACCCATTGGATtctcattatttctatttttattgagTACTCCATTTGCTTACTTTTTAGAAATAGTGGaaaaattgtaattaaaaaaaaaaatccccttcaACACCAATTTGAATTTCTCCTTTATTAAAAGCTCACATAAAGTAATAAAGTTATAAGGTAATCATAACAAGTAGTATACTTAGGGCATACAGTGCTTTACAAAATGATtgatcctcaaaattaaaaatctaaggaACTTTCTCAGGTCTTGAGagagttaataataataaaggcagTGCCCACACCAAAATCTGTTTTCTGATTCCAAATCCTGTATCCTTTCAGTATTTATACGaatagaggaaggaaggaaaaggtttGGTTAATTAACAGTCTAAAGAGCAATTAGACtgcttaaataaaatttaaataaaattcagtaATGAGAATATGTGATTGGGCATATTTTCATGATATCATTCCTTTATTTAAACACTTCTTGCTTGGAATGAAAAGGTTtcaatttataattatatttattgtaAGTCTATAAATTCTCCTCCCAAATTCCTCCATTTATATCTACATCAAACAtaaatgattttgtttttaaacatggTTTGGTCATATGGTTTAAAGTATGGGATATAAATGGCTTGAGGCGCATTGTACATGTCATTTGGGTAGCTGATAGGGTGGTGTTACCTTCtgaaatttaaccaaagacacaTCATCTTTTTGTCACTTTTCATTTAATTAAGACAGCACTAGTTTCTTTTACCTTAGGACCAATCAGAGGCCTTATAGTTTGTAACAGGTAATGATTCCTTAGGCCTCCTTGAAAATTAGTCTTGGCAGATGGAGTTAATACTTTCTCTTCTATCACCTACGGCTAAGTCTGCAGAGTTTCAGAACAtgaaaatcatgaaaaagaaaTCTTCAGATTCAAACATTTTCCCTATCACTGCTATCAACAGTCTACTAACAATAAAGAAAGGTTAGGAGGTAAAAAGTGACTTGTGAAGAAACACTAGTGTTACagatttgaatatttaaaaactgaagtTATCTTCATAGAACCTTCAAAACTACTatatgaaaaaaatgatgaaaaattttaattttcattaaaaattcttATCAATGAAGAGAGAACCGAGGTATTATAATTTCTTATTACATTTAAACTGcttaatatatacataaaatatttataaattagggTGTGATAACCATAGTTCTTATATTTCCCAAGAGCATTTCATCTTCAAATTTCTATCTTCAGTAtgtttttattacatatttaataCTGTTCCATATGCcattaaaatatttcaagatATTTCTCAATCTAtacaaattactttaaaaaatatcaccAAACAAGCCCTTTTGGTTTTCATGAAAAGAAATGTTAATGAAGACATTTTCTTAGTAATCAAGAATGCAATTCCAGCCACTGGATATTACAAATATGACAATGTTACTCATAATATATCCCATAAAACATTAACTACACATTTTAGAAACCACTATATAACAGTTACTGTTATTTCATACATCACTGTTATTAGTAGCACTGTAAACCTCTCAACAATCACATCtatttcagtgaaatttctaaaaTCACACGAGTACTTCCTTCTGTTTTAAGAAGATACACCTTACTTTAAGTTGAGCCTAAActacatttttttattctttggtaATATTACACTTAGAGAGAGGCCTCACTTTATTTCACTGTATAAactaaggaaatacaaatatttaataattttaagtaaGTTGATTATATTGATAAAGATTCTTGATATTAGCTATGTTCTACTAATGGGAAATGTAAATCTTCTGCATAATAGACTTTGTATACCTAaaaagtaaaattgaaaaaaaaaaaaaaaaagacaactactACTAGTgaactttataaaaaaataaaaacaaaccacatACCTTCTCCTTTTGTCCTGAATGAGTTGAAGTTCTATTAGGCCAAATATGGAGTAAAACCCAAACTGCACTAATGTAAGGTACCAGCCATAGGACTTAAAACCCTCCACTGAAAATATTAATTCCTGtcaaaaaacacatgaataaTATTAAGCTCTAGGGCAACACCAATTTTCTCACAATAACGAATtcctttaaatacattttaaaacagaGACTAAGCTCCCCCACCCTCCAAAACATCAACTCACAAGCCTTctctgaaataaattaaagaagacagaAGCCATCTCCAAAAAGTTGACACTAGACACCAAGGtatgaaaatcagaaaaattaagGGGATGGGGGTTTTAGATAGCAATGATGTTTTTACTACATAAAAAGTCTATTTCATTAGAAACCTATCATCTCAGGGCTGTTTTCCGTAGGAACACGATCAGGGCAAATAGATAATTGAGATGTTTGAAATTTTGTGCCACAGACTACATAACACCTCTCCTCAGAGGGAATGATTAATTTGACTAAACATCATCTTCTGTCATGAAGTAACATTTACGTCAATTGTTCATGACAAGCCATTCTTAATAAGTTATTAAGAGTTCGTCTTACGAAGTTACCTGGCTTAAATTTTATGGGCTAACTTTTCACTAAATTTGACCTGTCCTTATATTTCAACTAtatttaaataacttaaaatagatatttatgcataaatttattttcaaaaggaaaaactaaaCATTGCACTAGATTTTGTACATTTAGGATGCTGTATAATTTcccaaattgttaaaaattttatgttCATGCATGTTTCAAAATTTTTCTGGTTTATAAGCTCTAAGGTATGAAAATAACACAAGATACTTTGATTTTTGGATAagtatttttctgtatataacAACTTATTCATTACCAACCCCCGACTATTttctctgaaatattttaaaatgcaattatatGTAAGAGTGAGTAGGTGTGTCAGTTTTTACAAGGTGAAAGTGGTAATGTTACAAACATAATTATCAatcatttatgtaattttaaaagaaactgtgcatataccaatcaaaattaaaatctctgCTCATTAATCAAATAATTTAATAGAATACAAATTGTATTTGTAGTGCAAATATtcaactcatttttctttgtaatagCTATTTGGTAGTAACggtttctgaaagaaaaaaaatgtttatcagTAAGAAATTTCAACTTTGATAGAATTTACTATTTTCTAATGTTTCTTCATTGTGACAGCTGTTTTTACATCTTGTGGGGAAAGaagtttttattataaatacttttagtttctatttttatttgctttacaCTAACACTCTTTACAGCATTCTTGCATGTTAACCAAGAACTAAAGTCACAATTCTATCCTCTTACTTAGATTTGCCTTATTTCATCTCAGTAAGATAATGAAAAAAGTAATTGTTAAGATCACTCTtatcaataataaaatatatctgaAATTTTTACAGAGGTACATCACTTTTCTTTTGAATGACAAATATTCTTTCATGTTAGGAAGTTGCAtaaaaaagcaaagttggtaatGGGTGAAAATATTCACTAATGAACTATTAATAAGATTAGTTCCTATCTGAACATTCCTGTTTACAATGGTCTGGATCTTCACCCACCCAGCCCATGACCTGGAAGGTCAGGAACCTGCTGATAGCCAAATGTATGCAACTATCCCTAATGCAATATCAATATGAGACAAACTGCTGCAATTTTATACATGTTTTGCACAGGCAAAAACtacagaaaaataagagaacacaaaagtgtttaaaaaaatatttgatcaTTCAGTTATTACAGGATTAAAAAGGTACccttggaaaaatataaaatatcctgATATAATTTTGCAAAAATGACCATTAATTATTGGCTCCAAGAATCAAGAGtgaataagaaattggaatatgGCTTTTGTGCCATCATTCAGTTTTGGATGTTATGCTTTGGATGTTTGTTGGAAAATTATGTTCTAAAATACCAACTAATACCtgaattattctttcttttaaaacataaaaacatatgGTTGCAATCagcaattttattaaatataacataaagtgtatttttataattaaaaattttcaagatAGAGTCTCTGCCTTCAGTCCCCcttaaaataaaacacttaaCTCTGAAATTTTGGTTCTGTTTGCAACAGACTTATTGTTAATAGGCCTTTTTctacttttatattaaaaaatcatttatcaacAAATTGGTACccgaaaataaaggaaaacatcttAACATTTTCAGTAAGTCCTTAAAATTTGCCCAAACTGATCTGAACTGTAATAAACATATTACAAATAATTACTTTATTACCTGTAAATATCCATAAATTAGGTAAAATACAAAAACCCCAGCAATACATATGAAAAATTGAGTAAGTTTGTTAAATCTGCTGAGATTTATGCCGAGTACAACGATGTCATCTATTGATTTGATGTGTGGTGACATTGTTTGGGTTTTGGAAGGGACAGTGATAGAAATATATTTCCTGGAGTTGCTGAACTTGAGATCCATTGTTCTTATTTTGCTGCATTCAGTGCTTCCaagttatttttgttaatttcctGTCTTGTTCAGttcttctttttgcttatttGAGTCAAGGTCTAAGATAGGAAATAAGCAATTAAAGCAACACATTTAGATCATTGAGTAAAATATTATACCCATATCATATTCCAAATCACACTTTAAAATTATACAGACTCCTTACTCAAGCTTCCAATAACCAAAAACAATTTATCTATACCTGAAAAAGACCAATAAACACcactaaattaaatatataccATGTTTATTTCCACAAGACCCAAAAGCTACCTAGTATTTCTCATCTCAAAGTATGTCTTTAtctgaaatatataatttttaaaacccacAAGTCAATGTATTATATCCTTAAAGTAAACCTTTAAttacagaaaagaataaagaactgATGCTCTAAATAGTAGCAATAACGTCTCTTGGgttttataaaaagttttcttccttcagataaaattattttaatacaaaGAGTCTTTGGGATTACAAGTAAGAAAACTAGTCATTCTTTGTCAGTCTGTGAAAAAAATTATGAAGGTACCACAGATGACTGTTGATTTCTCTTTGAATACatataaactgaaaaaaatgaattcCAGGTAAAGGTTGAGAAAAGACTGAAGAATTACAACAAGAACAGAacaaaactacaaagaaaaaattatttccctAGAAAAGACTGCTTCTGTCACAAATCCACTGAGAACAAACATTTGGGCTCTAGTTGAGGACTCAGGATTTATAGAGATAATTTTGACTAAGATCTCCTttggaaatcttttttaaaaaattttattatttttaggaatcaggaccagggattgaacccgggacatcGTAATGTGTGAAGccgaagctggtgctcagccactgagccacactggctcccctgagttggttttcttgtttggtttgcttgttgtttgcttttaggaggtaccagtaatcaaacccagggcctcactcatctgcttgagccacatatgctcccctggaaagctttttaaaagaaacttgtttttttttgtttgtttgtttggttttgggtttttttggtctttatttttttaatgttacattataaaaatatgagatccccatatacctcccagccccctccccccactcctccccccataacaacctcctccatcatcatgagatattcattgcatttggtgaatacatctctgagcaccactgcacctcatggtcagtggcccacatcatagcccacactctcccacagaaGGCTTCAAATGTCTTAAAAACCTCCTtcatggaaacggactttggcccagaggttagggcatccgtctaccacatgggaggtccgcggttcaaaccccgggcctccttgacccgtgtggagctggtccatgcgcagtgctgatgcgcgcaaggggtgccgccccacgcaggggtgtcccccgcgtaggggagccccacacgcaaggagtgtacccgtaaggagagccgcacagcgcgaaagaaagtgcagcctgccgaggaatggcaccgccaacacttcccgtgcagctgatgacaacagaagcggacaaagaaacaagacgcagcaaaaagacacagaaaacagtcaagcgggggaggggaggggaattaaataaataaaaataaatcttaaaaaaaaaaaaaaaagggaaacggactttggcccagtggttagggcgtctgtctaccatatgggaggtccgcggttcaaaccccgggcctccttgacccgtgtggagctggccatgtgcagcgcagatgcgcgcaaggagtgccgtgccacgcaaagggtgtcccccgcgtgggggagccccacgcgcaaaggagtgcgcccgtgaggaaagccgcccagcgtgaaaaagaaagtgcagcctgcccaggaatggcaccgcccacacttcccgtgccgctgatgacaacagaagcggacaaagaaacaagacgcagcaaacagacaccaagaacagacaaccaggggagggggggaaattaaataaataaataaatcttaaaaaaaaaaaaaaaaacctccttcATGATCACTACTAATTTACCGATTTACAGAAATTAACTAAGCTCTTTCCAGTAATTTAGATTTGCAAGGTTGTGAATACACCTTGCAACCAAACTCAGacatcaaataaatatttattttacagagtATCTGCTGTATTTCTGAACAGAaaacatataattttaataaattgtactgtttcttttcctttatgtttCTTCTCTTTACATTGTTCTTGCTTCCCAAACTATGTTTCAATCATTCTCAGTAAAATGTTTACAACTATACTGCAGCATCCTCTTGAAATGACTTCCTTTATAAACCGTACATTAAATTATCTTCTCTTAACATTGGATCAAATCTGTGCTTGAATTCAGAAGAAACAAAACCCTTAAGTATCTTTCATATGGGTAAAAATGGATATAGAGAGATGGAGACAAGAGTATTCAAGTTAATCTGGCCCCACATGGGTTTTTAAGCTTCTTCTTCTACTTCCTTAATCAAACGCTAAGCTCTACTAGCCACAATGGCCTATGATTTCATTCCTGAGATACACCATGAACTTTCAGACACCCTAGCCTTTGCTCATGATGTTCTTTCAGCCTGGTCTTTGATTTCTAGGTCAGGATTTGAAGATCAATTTTAATGTCCCCTCCCAAAATTGCCCTAGCTGGGAGAGAACAGAACTTGAAAGGCAAGACTTCAATCTAATTCGTCTCTGCATACTTGGTATCCAGCATAAACTCTGCACTCAATCCTAAAATGAACCAAATAGATCGGTCCTTCCTCTGAATGCCCTCAAACCCTAGCCAGCAGTTGAATGTGATTTTTCTAGTACTGTGGCATTAGTGAACTTTATGGGCAAACTGAAAATCTTATAGAAAGAAc encodes the following:
- the SLC35B3 gene encoding adenosine 3'-phospho 5'-phosphosulfate transporter 2, translated to MDLKFSNSRKYISITVPSKTQTMSPHIKSIDDIVVLGINLSRFNKLTQFFICIAGVFVFYLIYGYLQELIFSVEGFKSYGWYLTLVQFGFYSIFGLIELQLIQDKRRRIPGKTYMIIAFLTVGTMGLSNTSLGYLNYPTQVIFKCCKLIPVMLGGVFIQGKRYNIADVSAALCMSLGLIWFTLADSTIAPNFNLTGVFLISLALCADAVIGNVQEKAMKLHNASNSEMVLYSYSIGFVYILLGLTCTSGLHPAVTFCSKNPFRTYGYAFLFSLTGYFGISFVLALIKIFGALLAVTVTTGRKAMTIVLSFIFFAKPFTFQYVWSGLLVVLGIFLNVYSKNMDKIRLPSPCDLIKKSLEERKSRTLAQTV